A section of the Microbacterium forte genome encodes:
- a CDS encoding FAD-dependent oxidoreductase has translation MTKLRLAIVGAGPAGIYAADILLKAERKFDVSIDLFEQLPAPYGLVRYGVAPDHPRIKGIINALRDVLDRGDIRLFGNVRFGEDITLDDLKNHYNAVIFATGAIRDTSLDIPGIDAVGAYGAADYVSWFDGHPDVPREWPLDAASVGVLGNGNVALDVARMLAKHAEDLLVTEVPENVYEGLKASAVTDVHVFGRRGPAQVKFTPLELRELGELRDVDMVVYDEDFDYDEASKDAVASNKQVMVIDRILQSWRKRPSVNDARGDANNAGGTASRRLHLHFWARPVEVRKDEAGRVAALVYERTKPDGQGGAVGTGEMREVPLQALYRAIGYFGSPLPGVPFDKKHGVIPNREGQVLAKDSNQQMTGIYATGWIKRGPVGLIGHTKSDAMETVRHIINDQGSWWHPEDPSEEAIPALLQERGVKWTDLEGWHRLDEHEVALGAPQERARVKVVPRDEMVRVSRGE, from the coding sequence ATGACCAAGCTCAGACTGGCCATCGTCGGAGCGGGCCCCGCCGGCATCTACGCTGCCGACATCCTGCTGAAGGCCGAGCGCAAGTTCGACGTCTCGATCGATCTCTTCGAGCAGCTTCCGGCACCCTACGGCCTGGTCCGCTACGGGGTGGCCCCCGACCACCCCCGCATCAAGGGCATCATCAACGCGCTCCGCGATGTGCTCGACCGCGGCGACATCCGTCTGTTCGGCAACGTGCGCTTCGGCGAGGACATCACGCTCGATGATCTGAAGAACCACTACAACGCGGTGATCTTCGCCACGGGCGCGATCCGAGACACCAGCCTCGACATCCCCGGCATCGATGCGGTCGGCGCCTACGGGGCAGCCGACTACGTGAGCTGGTTCGACGGACACCCCGACGTGCCGCGCGAATGGCCGCTGGATGCCGCTTCGGTCGGCGTGCTGGGCAACGGCAACGTCGCTCTCGACGTCGCCCGCATGCTGGCGAAGCACGCGGAAGACCTGCTCGTGACCGAGGTCCCCGAGAACGTCTACGAGGGGCTGAAGGCGAGTGCGGTCACCGACGTGCACGTGTTCGGTCGCCGTGGCCCCGCGCAGGTCAAGTTCACCCCGCTCGAGCTGCGCGAGCTCGGCGAGCTGCGCGATGTCGACATGGTCGTGTACGACGAGGACTTCGACTACGACGAGGCGTCGAAGGACGCCGTGGCCAGCAACAAGCAGGTCATGGTCATCGACCGCATCCTGCAGTCGTGGCGCAAGCGCCCGTCGGTCAATGACGCCAGAGGCGATGCGAACAACGCAGGGGGAACGGCATCCCGTCGCCTGCACCTGCACTTCTGGGCCCGCCCGGTCGAGGTCCGCAAGGACGAAGCCGGCCGCGTGGCGGCCCTCGTCTACGAGCGCACGAAGCCCGACGGACAGGGCGGCGCAGTGGGCACGGGTGAGATGCGCGAAGTGCCGCTGCAGGCGCTCTACCGCGCGATCGGATACTTCGGCTCACCGCTCCCCGGCGTGCCCTTCGACAAGAAGCACGGCGTGATCCCCAACCGCGAGGGCCAGGTGCTCGCCAAGGACTCGAACCAGCAGATGACCGGAATCTACGCCACCGGCTGGATCAAGCGCGGACCGGTCGGGCTCATCGGCCACACGAAATCGGATGCCATGGAGACCGTGCGGCACATCATCAACGACCAGGGGTCGTGGTGGCACCCGGAGGACCCTTCAGAAGAGGCGATCCCCGCGCTGCTGCAGGAACGCGGCGTCAAGTGGACCGACCTCGAGGGCTGGCATCGACTCGACGAGCACGAGGTCGCCCTCGGCGCGCCGCAGGAGCGTGCTCGCGTCAAGGTCGTGCCGCGTGACGAGATGGTGCGCGTCTCTCGCGGAGAGTGA
- a CDS encoding alpha/beta hydrolase has translation MPEWIPDVLGDEFDQLTLELGEDDEGPLVATLVRALPREQPWWNRMRGHRLPLDDVDVLYVHGWSDYFFQKRLARFWTARGARFFALDLRKYGRSLRDGQTPGYITDLGAYDEDIAAALHAMGRSPETTASTRRLVLLGHSTGGLTLSLWASRHPETADAVILNSPWLEFQVASARPLIAPVAELQARWAPREVAPQVDLGFYTRAQQEVADPEDPVEVNLTWRPAQTMAVHAGWFHAILSGHAKVAAGLTIDAAVCVLLSARSATPTRWSEDLTRADSVLVVDDIARAALKLGPSVTVERIDGALHDVFLSRHEAREEAYRRLDRWVRGWTAAR, from the coding sequence ATGCCTGAGTGGATACCGGACGTTCTCGGCGACGAGTTCGACCAGCTCACGCTCGAACTCGGTGAGGACGACGAGGGGCCGTTGGTCGCCACTCTCGTGCGAGCCCTGCCGCGGGAGCAGCCGTGGTGGAATCGCATGCGGGGGCATCGTCTTCCGCTCGATGACGTCGACGTGCTCTACGTGCACGGCTGGTCGGACTACTTCTTCCAGAAGAGACTCGCTCGCTTCTGGACCGCGCGAGGTGCGCGCTTCTTCGCCCTCGACCTGCGCAAGTACGGACGCAGTCTGCGCGACGGTCAGACGCCCGGGTACATCACCGACCTCGGCGCGTACGACGAGGACATCGCTGCGGCGCTGCACGCGATGGGCCGCAGCCCCGAGACGACCGCATCCACGCGGCGCCTGGTGCTTCTCGGACATTCCACGGGCGGGCTCACACTGAGCCTGTGGGCATCGCGGCACCCCGAGACAGCGGATGCAGTGATCCTGAACAGTCCGTGGCTCGAGTTCCAGGTCGCATCGGCCCGCCCGCTGATCGCCCCCGTCGCCGAGCTCCAGGCGCGGTGGGCTCCCCGCGAGGTCGCCCCGCAGGTCGATCTCGGGTTCTACACCCGGGCGCAGCAGGAGGTCGCCGACCCCGAGGATCCTGTCGAGGTGAACCTCACGTGGCGACCCGCGCAGACGATGGCCGTGCACGCGGGGTGGTTCCACGCGATCCTCTCCGGACACGCCAAGGTCGCGGCAGGACTGACGATCGACGCAGCCGTGTGCGTGCTGCTCTCCGCACGCTCGGCGACGCCCACACGATGGTCTGAAGACCTCACCCGAGCAGACTCGGTCTTGGTGGTCGACGACATCGCGCGGGCGGCGCTGAAGCTCGGTCCGTCTGTCACTGTCGAGCGCATCGACGGTGCCCTGCACGACGTCTTCCTCTCTCGCCATGAGGCGAGAGAGGAAGCGTATCGTCGCCTCGACCGGTGGGTCAGAGGCTGGACGGCCGCGCGCTGA
- a CDS encoding GntR family transcriptional regulator: MNTNSSMTSVRESKQLLAEEVFQHIGAQIVDGVLEPGYRIRDVDVAEELHVSRTPVREALQRLERLGLVTMYPSRYTEVTAVTPETVEQTLEFAGYQAGIAARMGVARMSQEERESLAELVEQMYTALDDDVHISNTRWAVFSFLSTRSRNAQHQVLINDASMALFRNLRGWSVPENDRERMLQVYRDFHDAVLRGDADDAERQARLMHYV, encoded by the coding sequence ATGAACACCAACAGCTCGATGACGAGTGTCAGAGAAAGCAAGCAGCTCTTAGCAGAGGAGGTTTTTCAGCACATCGGCGCGCAGATCGTGGACGGTGTGCTGGAGCCGGGGTATCGCATCCGCGATGTCGATGTCGCCGAAGAACTGCATGTGTCGCGGACTCCGGTGCGAGAGGCGTTACAGCGCCTCGAGCGTCTCGGGCTCGTGACGATGTACCCGAGCAGATACACCGAGGTCACGGCGGTCACACCCGAGACCGTCGAGCAGACGCTCGAGTTCGCGGGGTATCAGGCGGGGATTGCGGCTCGAATGGGCGTCGCGCGGATGAGCCAGGAAGAACGCGAGAGCCTCGCCGAACTCGTCGAGCAGATGTACACGGCGCTCGATGACGACGTGCACATCTCCAACACGAGGTGGGCGGTGTTCTCGTTTCTGAGCACGCGCAGCCGGAACGCACAGCATCAGGTGCTGATCAACGATGCGAGCATGGCGCTGTTCCGCAACCTCCGCGGCTGGAGCGTTCCCGAGAACGACCGGGAGCGCATGCTCCAGGTCTATCGGGACTTCCACGACGCGGTGCTGCGCGGCGATGCCGATGACGCAGAGCGTCAGGCCCGACTGATGCACTACGTCTGA
- a CDS encoding YajQ family cyclic di-GMP-binding protein — protein sequence MADSSFDIVSKVDHQEAENALNQARKEIEQRYDFKGTGSSIAWSGEQILIIAGTEERAKAVLDVFQSKLIKRGISLKSLESGDPFASGKEFRIVSTLKDGISSENAKKINKIIRDEGPKGVKSQIQGDELRVQSKSRDDLQSVISLLKGSDLDLDLQFINYR from the coding sequence ATGGCTGACAGTTCCTTTGACATCGTCTCGAAAGTGGATCACCAGGAGGCCGAGAACGCCCTGAACCAGGCGCGCAAGGAGATCGAGCAGCGCTACGACTTCAAAGGCACCGGCTCGTCCATCGCCTGGAGCGGCGAGCAGATCCTGATCATCGCCGGCACCGAAGAGCGTGCGAAGGCCGTTCTCGACGTCTTCCAGTCCAAGCTCATCAAGCGAGGCATCTCGCTCAAGAGCCTCGAGTCGGGCGACCCGTTCGCGAGCGGCAAGGAGTTCCGAATCGTCTCGACCCTCAAGGACGGCATCTCGTCGGAGAACGCGAAGAAGATCAACAAGATCATCCGCGACGAGGGCCCCAAGGGTGTGAAGAGCCAGATCCAGGGCGACGAGCTGCGCGTGCAGTCCAAGAGCCGTGACGACCTGCAGTCCGTGATCTCCCTGCTCAAGGGCTCGGACCTCGATCTCGACCTGCAGTTCATCAACTACCGCTGA
- a CDS encoding sugar ABC transporter substrate-binding protein, with protein MKVNKRGIVAAGVIAIVSTLTLAGCSTATDGGDSAEGESSGSLTVWVDAERVDALQSAADSYEEKTGVKVELVGKSVDDMKDDFIQQVPTGKGPDVVMGAHDWLGELSTNGVVAPLELGDSSADYLPVALQAATYDGTVYMLPYAVENIAVLRNADMVPAAATSFDDMVSKGTFVVEQGTEGNPYHLYPFQTAFGAPVFGTDDSGSYDSSDLQLGSEGGFAFADWLAAQGAAGTLNTDIDGEIAKQQFLDGTAAFWLTGPWNVGAATDAGINVAIDPIPSPTGETASPFAGVKGFFVSSESKNKVAANDFLVNYIGTEEVQLELFKAGNVLPALTAAADSAASDPIIAGFQAVGEDAVPMPAIPAMGSVWEFWGVAEAAIINGSDPTTTWQKLVDDVTAAIK; from the coding sequence ATGAAGGTGAACAAGAGGGGCATCGTCGCCGCCGGCGTCATCGCGATCGTTTCGACTCTTACGCTTGCCGGTTGCTCGACCGCGACCGATGGCGGCGACTCGGCCGAGGGCGAGAGCAGCGGATCGCTGACCGTCTGGGTCGACGCCGAGCGTGTCGACGCGCTGCAGAGCGCCGCCGACTCCTACGAGGAGAAGACCGGGGTCAAGGTCGAACTCGTGGGCAAGTCCGTCGACGACATGAAGGACGACTTCATCCAGCAGGTGCCGACCGGCAAGGGCCCCGACGTCGTCATGGGAGCGCACGACTGGCTCGGCGAGCTGTCCACGAACGGTGTCGTCGCACCGCTCGAGCTCGGCGACTCGTCGGCCGACTACCTGCCCGTCGCACTTCAGGCTGCGACCTACGACGGCACCGTCTACATGCTTCCCTACGCGGTCGAGAACATCGCCGTGCTGCGCAACGCCGACATGGTCCCCGCCGCCGCGACGAGCTTCGACGACATGGTCTCGAAGGGCACCTTCGTGGTCGAGCAGGGCACCGAGGGCAACCCGTACCACCTGTACCCGTTCCAGACGGCATTCGGCGCCCCGGTCTTCGGCACCGACGACTCGGGGAGCTACGACTCGAGCGACCTCCAGCTCGGCAGCGAGGGCGGCTTCGCCTTCGCCGACTGGCTCGCCGCTCAGGGCGCAGCGGGCACCTTGAACACCGACATCGACGGCGAGATCGCCAAGCAGCAGTTCCTCGACGGCACCGCGGCCTTCTGGCTGACCGGCCCGTGGAACGTCGGCGCCGCGACCGACGCCGGCATCAACGTCGCGATCGACCCGATCCCGAGCCCCACGGGCGAGACCGCCTCGCCGTTCGCCGGCGTCAAGGGCTTCTTCGTGAGCTCCGAGTCGAAGAACAAGGTCGCCGCGAACGACTTCCTCGTGAACTACATCGGCACCGAAGAGGTGCAGCTCGAGCTGTTCAAGGCAGGAAACGTCCTGCCCGCGCTGACGGCCGCAGCCGATTCCGCAGCATCCGACCCGATCATCGCCGGCTTCCAGGCCGTCGGTGAGGACGCGGTGCCGATGCCGGCCATCCCCGCCATGGGCTCCGTGTGGGAGTTCTGGGGCGTCGCAGAGGCTGCCATCATCAACGGCTCCGACCCGACGACGACGTGGCAGAAGCTCGTCGACGACGTGACCGCAGCAATCAAGTAA
- a CDS encoding ABC transporter permease subunit gives MTELAEPTAPLNKRQRQAAKIAEAASGPIGWMLLKILLLAVVDAIALYAAFVLFGQQEWLVLGLVVAVTVLVNYIYFSRKRIPAKYLTPGIIFLIIFQVFTLLYTGYIGFTNYGTGHNGTKDQAISSLLASAQERVEDSATYPVTVVEQFGTYGLLVTDPESGDALLGTAEQPLQEVDAEFEGDQAVAVDGWTTLPLAKVFTLSEELEQLSVPFSDDPNDGSLRAPDGQKGYLYVSTLEYDADADTITDTTTGAVYSDTGQGSFIAEDGAELLPGWQTTVGFDNFVRAVSDENIRGPLISVTIWTFVFALLSVATTFFLGLLLALVFNNTRMRFRNGYRIILILPYAFPAFLSALVWAGMMNESFGFINQVIFGGADIPWLTDPNLAKVSVLLVNLWLGFPYMFLVCMGALQGIPEDVNEAAVMDGANPWQVFRRIKLPLLLVTVAPLLISSFAFNFNNFNLIYMLTKGGPRFEDVSIPVGHTDILISMVYKVAFTGQSRDYGLASAFTILIFIVVATISIISFRKTKALEELN, from the coding sequence ATGACAGAACTCGCTGAGCCCACGGCTCCACTGAACAAGCGCCAGCGCCAGGCGGCGAAGATCGCCGAGGCCGCGTCCGGGCCCATCGGCTGGATGCTGCTGAAGATCCTGCTGCTCGCCGTCGTCGACGCCATCGCGCTGTACGCGGCGTTCGTCCTCTTCGGCCAGCAGGAGTGGCTGGTGCTCGGCCTGGTCGTGGCCGTCACGGTGCTCGTCAACTACATCTACTTCTCGCGCAAGCGAATTCCCGCGAAGTATCTGACCCCCGGCATCATCTTCCTGATCATCTTCCAGGTGTTCACGCTGCTGTACACGGGGTACATCGGCTTCACGAACTACGGCACCGGGCACAACGGCACGAAGGACCAGGCGATCTCGTCGCTCCTCGCCTCCGCCCAGGAGCGTGTCGAGGATTCCGCCACCTATCCGGTCACGGTCGTCGAGCAGTTCGGCACCTATGGTCTGCTCGTGACCGACCCCGAGTCGGGTGACGCGCTGCTCGGCACCGCTGAGCAGCCCCTGCAGGAGGTCGACGCCGAGTTCGAGGGCGATCAGGCCGTGGCCGTCGACGGCTGGACCACGCTCCCGCTCGCGAAGGTGTTCACCCTGTCGGAAGAGCTCGAGCAGCTCTCGGTCCCCTTCAGCGACGACCCCAACGACGGCTCCCTGCGCGCCCCCGACGGACAGAAGGGGTACCTGTACGTCTCGACGCTCGAGTACGACGCAGACGCCGACACCATCACCGACACGACGACCGGCGCGGTGTACTCCGACACCGGTCAGGGGTCGTTCATCGCCGAGGACGGCGCCGAGCTGCTGCCCGGCTGGCAGACCACCGTCGGCTTCGACAACTTCGTGCGTGCGGTGAGCGACGAGAACATCCGCGGTCCGCTCATCTCGGTGACGATCTGGACCTTCGTGTTCGCACTGCTCTCGGTCGCGACCACGTTCTTCCTCGGACTCCTGCTCGCTCTGGTCTTCAACAACACGCGGATGCGGTTCCGCAACGGCTATCGGATCATCCTGATCCTCCCGTATGCGTTCCCGGCGTTCCTGTCGGCCCTCGTCTGGGCGGGCATGATGAACGAGAGTTTCGGATTCATCAACCAGGTGATCTTCGGGGGAGCGGACATCCCGTGGCTCACCGACCCGAACCTCGCGAAGGTGTCGGTGCTCCTGGTCAACCTCTGGCTGGGCTTCCCCTACATGTTCCTCGTCTGCATGGGCGCCCTGCAGGGCATTCCCGAGGACGTCAACGAGGCGGCGGTGATGGACGGCGCGAACCCGTGGCAGGTCTTCCGCCGCATCAAGCTGCCGCTGCTGCTCGTGACGGTCGCGCCGCTGCTGATCTCGTCCTTCGCGTTCAACTTCAACAACTTCAACCTGATCTACATGCTGACCAAGGGCGGGCCGCGGTTCGAGGACGTCAGCATCCCGGTCGGGCACACCGACATCCTGATCTCGATGGTCTACAAGGTGGCGTTCACGGGTCAGTCCCGCGACTACGGCCTCGCCTCCGCGTTCACGATCCTGATCTTCATCGTGGTCGCGACGATCTCGATCATCAGCTTCCGCAAGACCAAGGCCCTCGAGGAGCTGAACTGA
- a CDS encoding sugar ABC transporter permease: protein MSTTDTGTARPVAVAQNLAPRRRSFGAWFADTGWRHVVAIVVSAFALFPLLYVVSASLNPKGTLTGSNQLFSAFGFDSYVRILSDPQNPYGLWFLNTLVIAVVTGAVTVFIGALAAYAFSRMRFAGRRIGLVTIVVVQMFPQLLAVVAIFLLMSTLGDWFPAIGLNTHTGLILVYLGGALGVNTYLMYGFFNTLPMELDEAARIDGAGHARIFFTMILPLVAPILAVVALLSFIGTVNEYVIASVMLVDVDQQTLVVGLTKLVANPRYADWSAFSAGAVMAAIPVMILFLFLQRYIVGGLTAGATKG, encoded by the coding sequence ATGAGCACCACGGACACCGGCACCGCCCGCCCCGTCGCCGTCGCGCAGAACCTCGCGCCCCGTCGCCGCAGCTTCGGCGCGTGGTTCGCAGACACCGGATGGCGCCATGTGGTCGCCATCGTCGTGAGCGCCTTCGCGCTCTTCCCGCTGCTGTACGTCGTCTCGGCTTCTCTCAATCCGAAGGGCACGCTGACCGGCTCGAACCAGCTCTTCTCCGCGTTCGGCTTCGACAGCTACGTGCGCATCCTCAGCGATCCGCAGAACCCCTACGGCCTGTGGTTCCTGAACACGCTGGTCATCGCCGTGGTGACCGGCGCCGTGACCGTCTTCATCGGGGCTCTCGCGGCATATGCCTTCTCGCGCATGCGCTTCGCCGGTCGTCGCATCGGCCTCGTCACGATCGTCGTCGTGCAGATGTTCCCGCAGCTCCTGGCCGTGGTGGCGATCTTCCTGCTGATGTCGACGCTCGGGGACTGGTTCCCCGCCATCGGCCTGAACACGCACACCGGCCTGATCCTCGTCTACCTCGGTGGCGCGCTCGGCGTGAACACCTACCTGATGTACGGCTTCTTCAACACCCTCCCGATGGAGCTCGACGAGGCCGCCCGCATCGACGGCGCCGGTCACGCCCGCATCTTCTTCACGATGATCCTGCCGCTGGTCGCCCCGATCCTCGCGGTGGTCGCGCTGCTGTCGTTCATCGGCACGGTCAACGAGTACGTGATCGCGAGTGTCATGCTCGTCGACGTCGACCAGCAGACCCTGGTCGTCGGCCTGACGAAGCTCGTCGCGAACCCGCGCTACGCCGACTGGTCGGCGTTCTCGGCCGGCGCGGTGATGGCGGCGATCCCGGTGATGATCCTCTTCCTGTTCCTTCAGCGATACATCGTCGGCGGGCTGACGGCCGGCGCGACGAAGGGCTGA
- the rpsL gene encoding 30S ribosomal protein S12: MPTIQQLVRKGRSPKVTKTKAPALKSNPQQAGVCTRVYTTTPKKPNSAMRKVARVKLRNGTEVTAYIPGEGHNLQEHSLVLVRGGRVKDLPGVRYKIVRGALDTQAVKNRKQARSLYGAKKG, translated from the coding sequence GTGCCAACCATTCAGCAGTTGGTTCGCAAGGGTCGCTCGCCCAAGGTCACCAAGACCAAGGCGCCCGCACTCAAGTCGAACCCGCAGCAGGCCGGGGTCTGCACCCGCGTCTACACCACCACCCCGAAGAAGCCGAACTCGGCGATGCGCAAGGTCGCTCGTGTGAAGCTCCGCAACGGCACCGAGGTGACCGCCTACATCCCGGGCGAGGGTCACAACCTCCAGGAGCACTCGCTGGTGCTCGTCCGCGGTGGTCGTGTCAAGGACCTCCCCGGTGTTCGCTACAAGATCGTCCGTGGCGCCCTGGACACCCAGGCCGTCAAGAACCGTAAGCAGGCTCGCAGCCTCTACGGCGCAAAGAAGGGCTGA
- the rpsG gene encoding 30S ribosomal protein S7, translated as MPRKGPAPKRPVVNDPVYGAPIVSQLVNKILVDGKKSLAESIVYNALKGVEAKNGQDAVATLKKALDNVRPTLEVKSRRVGGSTYQVPVEVKPHRANTLALRWLVSYAKGRREKTMTERLQNEILDASNGLGAAVKRREDTHKMAESNRAFAHYRW; from the coding sequence ATGCCTCGTAAGGGTCCCGCCCCCAAGCGTCCCGTCGTCAACGACCCGGTATACGGCGCTCCGATCGTCAGCCAGCTGGTCAACAAGATCCTGGTCGACGGTAAGAAGTCGCTCGCCGAGTCGATCGTCTACAACGCCCTCAAGGGCGTCGAGGCGAAGAACGGTCAGGATGCCGTCGCCACTCTGAAGAAGGCGCTCGACAACGTGCGCCCGACTCTCGAGGTCAAGAGCCGCCGCGTCGGTGGCTCGACCTACCAGGTTCCGGTCGAGGTCAAGCCGCACCGCGCGAACACCCTCGCGCTGCGCTGGCTCGTCAGCTACGCCAAGGGTCGTCGTGAGAAGACGATGACCGAGCGTCTCCAGAACGAGATCCTCGACGCGTCGAACGGTCTCGGTGCAGCGGTCAAGCGCCGCGAGGACACGCACAAGATGGCCGAGTCGAACCGCGCGTTCGCTCACTACCGCTGGTAA
- the fusA gene encoding elongation factor G has protein sequence MAQDVLTDLSKVRNIGIMAHIDAGKTTTTERILFYTGVNHKLGETHDGASTTDWMEQEKERGITITSAAVTCYWNKNQINIIDTPGHVDFTVEVERSLRVLDGAVAVFDGKEGVEPQSETVWRQADKYNVPRICFVNKMDKLGADFYFTVDTIINRLGAKPLVIQLPIGAENDFVGVIDLVEMRALVWAGDSKGDVTMGASYEVQEIPADLKDKADEYRQQLLETVAETDDALLEKFFGGEDLTVAEIKGAIRKLTVASEIYPVLCGSAFKNRGVQPMLDAVVDYLPNPLDVGSIQAHDPKDYDTIIERHPDAKDPFAALAFKVAVHPFFGRLTYVRVYSGQLDSGAQVVNSTKGKKERIGKIFQMHANKEIPVPSVTAGNIYAVIGLKDTTTGDTLTDPASPVVLESMTFPEPVIEVAIEPKTKADQEKLGVAIQKLAEEDPTFRTELNPETGQTTIKGMGELHLDILVDRMKREFNVEANVGKPQVAYRETIRKGVEKYDYTHKKQTGGSGQFAKIQFNIEPLDLDDEKTYEFVNSVTGGRIPREYIGSIDAGFQDAMNVGVLAGYPIVGVKATIVDGAAHDVDSSEMAFKIAGSMGMKEALRRANPTLLEPLMAVEVRTPEEYMGDVIGDLNSRRGQIQSMEDAAGVKVVRAHVPLSEMFGYIGDLRSKTSGRAVYSMEFNSYAEVPRAVADEIVQKHQGGE, from the coding sequence GTGGCACAAGACGTGCTCACCGACCTGAGCAAGGTTCGGAACATCGGCATCATGGCTCACATCGATGCCGGCAAGACCACCACCACCGAGCGCATCCTGTTCTACACGGGCGTCAACCACAAGCTCGGCGAGACCCACGACGGTGCCTCGACCACCGACTGGATGGAGCAGGAGAAGGAGCGCGGCATCACGATCACGTCTGCCGCCGTGACCTGCTACTGGAACAAGAACCAGATCAACATCATCGACACCCCCGGTCACGTGGACTTCACGGTCGAGGTGGAGCGCTCGCTCCGCGTCCTCGACGGTGCTGTCGCAGTGTTCGACGGCAAGGAGGGCGTCGAGCCCCAGTCCGAGACCGTGTGGCGTCAGGCTGACAAGTACAACGTCCCCCGCATCTGCTTCGTCAACAAGATGGACAAGCTCGGCGCGGACTTCTACTTCACCGTCGACACCATCATCAACCGCCTCGGCGCCAAGCCGCTGGTCATCCAGCTGCCCATCGGTGCAGAGAACGACTTCGTCGGCGTCATCGACCTCGTCGAGATGCGTGCTCTCGTCTGGGCTGGTGACTCCAAGGGTGACGTCACCATGGGCGCCTCCTACGAGGTCCAGGAGATCCCGGCCGACCTTAAGGACAAGGCAGACGAGTACCGTCAGCAGCTCCTCGAGACCGTCGCCGAGACCGACGACGCTCTGCTCGAGAAGTTCTTCGGTGGCGAAGACCTGACCGTCGCCGAGATCAAGGGCGCGATCCGCAAGCTCACCGTGGCTTCCGAGATCTACCCGGTCCTCTGCGGCTCGGCGTTCAAGAACCGTGGCGTCCAGCCGATGCTCGACGCGGTCGTCGACTACCTGCCGAACCCGCTCGACGTGGGCTCGATCCAGGCTCACGACCCCAAGGACTACGACACGATCATCGAGCGTCACCCCGACGCGAAGGATCCGTTCGCGGCTCTCGCGTTCAAGGTCGCGGTGCACCCGTTCTTCGGTCGCCTCACCTACGTGCGCGTCTACTCGGGCCAGCTCGACTCCGGAGCCCAGGTCGTCAACTCGACCAAGGGCAAGAAGGAGCGCATCGGAAAGATCTTCCAGATGCACGCCAACAAGGAGATCCCGGTCCCCTCGGTCACTGCGGGCAACATCTACGCGGTCATCGGTCTGAAGGACACCACCACCGGTGACACCCTGACCGACCCGGCCTCGCCGGTCGTACTCGAGTCGATGACGTTCCCCGAGCCCGTCATCGAGGTCGCCATCGAGCCGAAGACCAAGGCCGACCAGGAGAAGCTGGGTGTCGCCATCCAGAAGCTCGCTGAAGAGGACCCGACCTTCCGCACGGAGCTCAACCCCGAGACCGGTCAGACGACCATTAAGGGCATGGGCGAGCTGCACCTCGACATCCTCGTCGACCGCATGAAGCGCGAGTTCAACGTCGAGGCCAACGTCGGCAAGCCGCAGGTCGCGTACCGCGAGACGATCCGCAAGGGCGTCGAGAAGTACGACTACACGCACAAGAAGCAGACCGGTGGTTCGGGTCAGTTCGCGAAGATCCAGTTCAACATCGAGCCGCTCGACCTCGACGACGAGAAGACGTACGAATTCGTCAACTCGGTCACCGGTGGTCGCATCCCGCGTGAGTACATCGGCTCGATCGATGCCGGCTTCCAGGATGCGATGAACGTCGGCGTGCTCGCCGGATACCCGATCGTCGGCGTCAAGGCGACGATCGTCGATGGTGCTGCTCACGACGTCGACTCTTCGGAGATGGCGTTCAAGATAGCAGGATCCATGGGTATGAAGGAAGCTCTTCGTCGGGCCAACCCCACGCTCCTCGAGCCGCTCATGGCGGTCGAGGTGCGTACTCCCGAGGAGTACATGGGCGACGTCATCGGTGACCTGAACTCGCGTCGCGGCCAGATCCAGTCGATGGAAGACGCCGCCGGCGTCAAGGTCGTCCGTGCGCACGTGCCGCTGTCCGAGATGTTCGGCTACATCGGCGACCTGCGCTCGAAGACCTCGGGTCGCGCCGTCTACTCGATGGAGTTCAACAGCTACGCTGAGGTTCCCCGCGCTGTGGCCGACGAGATCGTCCAGAAGCACCAGGGCGGCGAGTAA